In Desulfobacterales bacterium, the genomic window GGCGCTGAATTTTATGTCGCGATAAATGACCACTTCCACCAGAAGCACATAAACGGCCGAGATGGCGGCAGCCTCGCTGACGGCAAAAAATCCGCTGTAAATCCCGCCTAAAACCACTAAAGGAAGGGGCAGTTCCCAGATGGTGTCTTTCAGCGCCCCAAATACTTCGTTGAGCTGGAACCGTGACCGCGGCACATCCGACCTTACCGATATATAAATGCTGAAAGTCGAAAGCAGCCCCACCAGCAGGACCCCGGGCAGAATCCCGGCGATAAACAGGTGGTCGATGCGCACCTTGGCGACAACGGCGTAAATAATAAGGGGCAGGCTGGGAGGGAACAGAAGTCCCAGCGTACCGGAAGTCGTAATCAGCCCCAGCGAGAACGGTTCCGGATAACGCGCCCGCATCATGGCCGGCAGCAGGATGCCGCCCAAAGCGATGATGGTCAAACCGGTGGCGCCGGTCAGTGCCGTAAATATGGCGCAGGTACTCAGGGCAATGACCGAAAGCCCCCCCGGCATCCACCCCAGTATGGCGTTGGATAGCCGTATCAGCCGCCGCGGCGCGCCGCTTTCCGAAAGCAGATACCCCGTGAAGGTAAAGAGCGGGATGGCCACCAGCACCGGCGTTGTCGCCAGGCGATATATCTCAACGATGATGGCCGAGGTGTCGATCTGGCTGGAAAAAAACAGATAGAGGGTCAGGCCGCAGATAACGACAAAAATCGGCGCCCCGATCAACAGCAGAACAATGGTGATGAATACAGCCAGCGTCAGCGTCATGTCCCAAGATTCTGATCGTGTTTAGAAGGGGAATTAAAAACAGTAAAGAGTTCGATGCCGAACTGAAGTCCAAACCTCAGGGCCATAATGGCGAAGGCAACCGGAATGATGACCAGGGGCGCCCAGGCCGGAAGATCGAAAATAGCCGGCCCGCCCATCAGGGCTTCCACCCGCACAAATTTCAATGCAGCCCAGGTCAGCAGCCCGCAGATCAGGGCTGAAAAAAGATGGGAAACCGACTGAACATAGCGGTTGGCCTGACCCGACAGCCAGTAAGATACAATTTCAATCGTAATGTGCTTGCCTTCTTTGGTGGCAATGGCCGCGCCGATAAATCCGACCCAGATCACCAGGTATCGGACCAGCGGATCACCCCAGGCCAGACCGGTGCTGAAAAAATTGCGAAGGACGATCTGTAAAAAAGCCGTTAAAATCATGGTACTGAGGAGCACGGTGATCAGGATGTGCTCCAGCCGGGAGATAAAATTGTCGAAACGATGCCATCGATTCATGGTTTTATTGTCTTGCGGTACACCGCCAGGTGTTCTTTCAACTCATTCAGGGTTTGCTGGGAAAAATCGCTCCCGCACATCTTTTGAAGCGCTTTAGCCGCCAGATCCTTGAACTTTTCAACTTCATCATCTGAAACCGTAAGGGTTTTAACCCCGTAATCCGTCATCACCTTCATGGCATCCTCGTTCTGCCGGCGGACCATCGCCTGGAGGCCGTCCATGTGACGGCTGAAGCTTTCTTCCAGCAGATCCTGCTGTACCGGACTGAGTTTTTTCATGAAGCTGTTCTTGATCACAATCCCGCCCATCAGGTATATCAGGGGAACATCGTTTATGAATTTGGTTTTGGTGAACCACTGCAGGGCGATGGCGCCCGAAGGCGGCGCATAGACGATGTCCACCAGCCCGGTTTGCAGCCCCACCAGCACATCCGGCACCGAAAGCGGGATGGCCGAAACCCCGGCTTCATCGAAAATCGCCCGGGCCATGGGCGCATCCTCCCAAATCCACACCTTAACTTTTTTAATTTTTTCGAGGGTGTCCACCGGCGTGACCGACATCAGCCGCACAAAGCCCCCCTCGGACCAGCCCATAATCCGAAATCCTTTTTCGTTAAATCCCTTGCGGAAGAAGAGGTCCATTTTTTTCAGAACATGATCGACCTCATCGCTGGTCTGAAACATAAAAGGCGCCTGGAAAACCTTGATTTCGGGAAAAATCAGGGAAAGAGTGGAAGACGTCAGGACCGCTCCGTGAATCTGCTCGATATACATTTTACGAAGCATATCCCTTTCATCGCCCAGTACGCCGCCGGGATATATTTTAAGCTGTACCTGGTTGTTTGTCTTTTTTTTCAGTTCGGCATTCACCAGGTTAAATGTCTTCAGCCAGGGACTGCCTTCGGGGGCCAGCGTGGCAATTTTAACTTGTACTGTCCCGGCCGTACTGTTTAATGGCAGCACCATACAGAACAGCGCTCCAAAAATAACCCCCATCCACATCAACTTTCGGGATATGATCATCTGCGCTGCTCCAGTCAAAAATAATCGTCAACCCGCTCCAGCATTTCTTTGGCCTTGCGCCGGGCGACGGTGTTGAGCAATGTCAAGTCCGGTATAGTATCGGCCGGGGTCTCCAGGACTTTTTTTAAGGTGGCTGTAAAAAGCTCCCGATCAAACGCCTTGCGGGCAAAGTATTGGGCAAAATACACGTCGGCCATGAGGAATTGACCCTTTCCGAATTCACGGGCTTTTAAAAAATGCTCCCGGGACAGGTCCAGGTTCCCACCGGCCATGCTGGGTTGCGACGCATACCAGATGCCCATGAAAAGATGAGGACCGCCGTAATAAAACCCGGCATCCAGTGCCAGGGTTCGCCGCATCATGGCCTCCACCCTGGGTAGTTCGGCCAGGGCCGCCATGGAATCCAAATTTAAAGCGATCCAATTGCCCCAGCAGGAAGCACCCCAGAAAAGATACGGTAGGTCCTTTTTATCCATATCCCCAAGGCCGGTTTTAAAATCATCCATTGACTTTGAACGCAGATTTTTAAAACCACGCAGCTCCAGTGCACTGAGTGCGTATTGTTTTGCCTTGGCGGTCAAGGCGACGGCATAATCTTTGTCGACATCGGCAATAAAGGCTGAGCTGAACGAGCTATAGCCCTGGGCTGCGCCCAGCAAAATGGCCTCATTATCCGGCCAGGCTTCCACCATACCGTCCATTAAAAGGAGATAAGCCGGCATCCCTTCGCGGATAACCCGAAGATCGGACTGTTTGGCAGAGGCCCGCGTGATGTCTTCAAGCAAAGCGGCCGTTGACATAACCGTCAGCTTTTTCGAGGGCATGCACCCCCCGGCAAACACGACAATTAGCGTCAGCGCCACGAACTTATGGGGTAACCGTCGAAGCCTCATTGCGTTTTCCTGCTGAACGTCTCCACAGCGCCTTTAATGAATCGAATTCTATAAGGGCTATTGATTTTTTAAAAATCGGGTCACTATAGCCTGCATCCTAAAAAAACGCAACCCTATATGATAATTGCCAATATTTCTTTTGGGGAAAACAGATGAGTAGAAATCAAGTACAAAGGCAGCTGCTGTCATTGCCGGATTTAATCCGGCAGCCGATGGTAGGCAAGGGTACCGCCCGCCAGATCATAGACATGGGTATATCCCATTTCCACCAACTCCCGGGCGGCCGTAAAGCTCATCCCGCCTCCCAGGCAATAAACGACTATTCTGGTATTCTTTTCGGACGGAAGCTGCCGACTGTTCTGTCTGATTTTACGGTAATCAATAAATGCATCCGTGCCGGGAATATGGGACAGCTCCGGCACGTGGACGTCCAGCAGAAAAAAGTCCTTGTTCTTCAGCATATTTTTGAGTTCGGCCGGCCGCAGGAGCCGATATTCCCCCGCCAGAACCGGTGCGGCCAGAATAGCGATTATCGCGACGATTCCGGTTAATTTTTTTATGTTTGTTTTCATGCCTGACTCCCTGGGTTAATGGACAGGTTCCGATCCTTGAACTAAGGTTTTCGACCCGCAACAGCGAGTGCATTCCCCGTCCCGCCGGGGCGGGGCTGCAGGGTTCTCCAATCTTATCTTTTAAAGTAATCAACACCGGCCGGGTGTCAATGACCGCTCTTACGGATTCATACCAAAATGACCTTGAATGATGCGGGCGGCTTTGATATGGGAAAGACTAAAATTTTTGGCTGAATCGATCTGTATGAAGTAGTAAAAATAGCATCATCTCAATGATGATACAAAATTCGGGTTTTCAAAAGGTTTCATGGTATGAATATCAAGACGAAGTATCTCTGCCTGCTGGCTGTGCTCAGCGCCGTGGATGTGGTCATCCCGATTCCGATCCTGGGTGTCTTCCTCCTATATGTTGTGCTCGAACGGCCGCTCTGGTTTAAAGATGCCGTTTCTGCAATTTATAAAGTCAACTGAAAATGCCGCCTGGTTTTTAAACCTTATCGGCTAACAAAACAGACGATGCCCGGTGATTCACACCAACCAAATGATGAGGTAAAACAAATGAGTAAAGTTCTGGTAATGGACAGTACCTATGAAAACTGCCGGGAAGCCGTCGAACAGGCTTTTGCGATTTTTCCGGTGGATGTCCGCGGCAAAAGGGTCGCGGTCAAAATGAACGCCCTGAAGGCCTGCGACCCGGACCGGCACGCCATGGTGACCCACTACCGGCTGCTGCAGGCCGTCATTGCAAAGCTGGAAACACTCAACCCCGCAGCAATCACGGTCGGCGATTCAGTGGGAACCGAATCCTATGGAAATTCGGAGTACGTTTTCCGCAATTCCCGGCTGAAAGAAGCCGCCGGGCCCTATTATCGCAATTTCAACCAGAACCTGACGGTGGTCGAACTGGATAAACCCTTTAAACGCAAGGTGGCCGTCCTCAAAGATGTCCTGGATGCGGACGTTTACATATCCGTCCCCAAGATGAAAACCCACGGCCTGACCATGATCAGCGGCGCCATTAAAAACAATTACGGTTTGCTGACCGGCGGGCAAAAAGCCTGGTATCACTATCACTGCGTCAAGCCCGAAAAATTTGCTGAAATCGTGATTGAAATGTTCCGGCTGCGGCCGCCTGATCTTGTGATCATGGACGCCATTTTAGCCATGGAAGGCTACGGCCCGGCATCGCCTGAAACCCGATGGGTCAACAAGGTCTTGGCCTCGGATGATGCCGCGGCTTTGGACCGGGTCGAAGCCCACATCGTCGGGTTTAACCTGGAGGACGTTCCCTATCTATGCCTGGCCCGGGACCTGTCGCTGGGGGAAACGGAGATGGACCGTATCAGCGTCATCGGCCGTGCGGACGTCATTGCGGAATATCATCGGCCGACGCCGCCCGAATCGAGCTACAGTTACAAAGCGGGCGTGGGCAGCGGGCGGACGTCCATCGATTTTTACCGGCAGCGGGTAGCCTACCGGCCGTCCATTTCCGCGCAAGTATGCCAGCACCGCCAGGGCTGCAGCGCCTGTGTCGACATCTGCCCTTCAGGGGCTTTGTCCAAAGGAAGTGATACCCCCGAACTCGATGCCGCCAAGTGCATGCTTTGCAGTGCCTGTCGTGAAGTCTGCACCTATTCCGGCCTTGAACTGGTCCCCCACGAGGTCACCATGCGATCCCTGTCGGAAAAATGATGCGGTTCGGAAGTGAAATGTTAAGGAAGGCTGGACGTCGATAAGCAGCGCAGCTTTGGGTTTTAGGCTGCCGGGTGATTTTGTGCACTTAGAACTTTTTGAAGAAAAGGATATGATGCCTTGGCAACATCCGACTCTAAAAATTTATATGATGCGGCCCGGGCGTATTTCACTGATTATCCGAATAAAACATTTTCAGATGTAACCGAGCTTGATAGTTACGGCTTCAGGAACTCGGACGGCGTAACGCTGACCATTTCAGGAAATGCCATCACCCTGATGATCACTGCCAGCCATTCAAGGGGTAGCAAGACGTTTTCCGTAGACGCCACCGGCCAACTGGAATTTTAAACACCTAAACAAATACGCTTCGCATTCAACGGGGCAGGCGTCGAAATTGAACAAAAGGGGGAGTTTTGCATAGTTCTCAAACGAGAACATGGAGGCAGCCATGACAGCGCCGCGATACAACGTTATCTATCGGGGGAAAATACTGCCGGGATTTGATGTTGCAACGGCAAAATCAAAACTCATCACGACTTTCGCTCTCAGCGGGGAAAAGGCTGAAAAGATCCTGAAAAGCGGCCGGATGGTTTTAAAGAAAGATACCGATGAGGCCACCGCCCGCAAAATCGGTACAGCCTTAAAACGGGCCGGCTTGGATATTGTCCTATCCAAAAGCGGACCGGCCATCTTGCCTGAAAAGACCGACCCTGTCCAGGCTTCGGATCGTCGTGAACTTAATCTGCCGAAATCAGGAAGAATACCCCCCGCGAGCGGCCAGCCGGCTGAAACCGCAGAACCGGTCCCGGCGGCACCCCTGCCGGTAAAAGCAACCTCGAAAATACCCTTTGAATTTCGGGGAAGCGGATCCGCTTACTTTAAAATCTGGATCGTCAATATTATTCTGTCCATTCTGACGCTGGGCATTTATTCAGCCTGGGCCAAGGTCAGGAGAAAACAGTACTTTTACGGCAGCACGCGGCTGGAAGGCGCCAGCTTTGAGTATCTTGCCAAGCCGCTTAAAATTCTAAAAGGCCGCGTGATTATCGTCATCATGGTACTGATCACTTCCACGGTATCCCAACTGATCCCGATTGCCGGCCCGGTCTTCAGTCTGGTTTTCGTTTTTGTCCTGCCCTGGATCGTGGTTCGCTCCCTGTCTTTTAATGCCCGCAACAGTTCTTTCAGAAATATCCGTTTCGGGTTCAGCGGCAGCGTCAAAGACGCCGCCTTGGTTTTCATCTTATGGCCGGCCCTGTCCTTCTTAACCCTCGGTCTTCTTTTTCCGGCCGCTTATTACCGCCAGAAGAAGTTTATTGTTGAAAACAGTTCCTATGGCAGCACCCGATTCAGTTTCAGTGCAACTTCCAAGGATTATTACGGGCTTTATCTCAAGGCACTGCTGCCGATTTTGCTCGGCATTGTTGCGATTGTCGGCTCGGCCTTTGTGTTCGTGCCCATCGTCCCATTGCTGGGCCTGGTTTTATACCTTTATCTTTTTAGTTACTTTTCGGTACAAACCACCAACCTGCTCTTTAACTCCGGCCGGCTGGCGGGCCATCGCTTCAGCGCAAACCTGAAAGTGCGGGGCCTGATCGTTATCGTTGCCGCCAACTCAGTGGCCACTGCTTTGACCCTGGGCCTTTTTTATCCCTGGGCAAAGGTCCGGGCGTACCGTTATAAACTGGAAAATATGACGCTGGTTGCCGCTGGAGAGCTTGAAAGCTTCATTGCCGGTGAAGAAAAGCAGGTCAGTGCTTTCGCCGGCGAAGTCAGCGATTTTTTTGACATGGACTTCGGCCTATGATTTCCATTGCGGGAAGATGGTACGATGGCCGCACGTCGGCGCAAACCCCGGCCATATGCCGGATATATGACAGCGGCGCGGTCCGTGTGGAGCAGCTTGAAACCGGCGCGCTGCTTCTCTCTCTGCCGCGCTTGCGCATTGATACCTCTGGGCGTCTGGCCGATACCCCCCGCTATCTATACTTTCCAAACGGAGAAAAATTCGAAACCGACGACAACGAAGCCGTCGACCGCCTGAACGCCCATTTCAAACGATCGTCCGGATTATCACTGATTCATCGGCTGGAAAGCCGCTGGCCTTATGTGTTGACCGCGCTGTTGATCATGCTTCTGTTCCTGTGGGGAGGCATCCGCTACGGGGTTCCGTTTCTGGCCAAAATAATTGCCTTTCGCCTACCGCCGTCAGTCTTCAAAGTGGCCGGCAATCAGACCCTTGAATTTTTGGATAGATCCCTTTTAGCCCCCTCGCAACTGGAGGCTATCGAGCAAGCCCGCCTGCTGACGCACTTTCAGTCGGCCATAACAAACCATCCGGATGACAAGCTCACCATTCAGTTCCGTAAAGGCGGCAAAATCGGCCCGAATGCCTTTGCACTTCCCGACGGAACGATTATACTTACCGATGAAATGGTCGGGCTGGCAACGGATGATGATGAATTGCTGGCGGTACTGGTGCATGAAATCGGGCATGTGGTCCACCGCCATGGCATGCGCACCATGGTACAGGATTCTCTGCTGGGTTTTGCGCTTCTGGCAATCACCGGTGATGTTTCCGGATCGTCGGAGCTTTTTCTGGGCCTGCCGGTGCTGCTGACCCAACTGGCCTATTCCCGCGGGTTTGAAACCGAGGCGGACCAATATGCCCTGGGCTACCTGCGTTCCCATAAAATCGCACCGATACACTTTGCCGGGCTGATGCGCCGCATCGACAGAAAACGGGCCGATCCATCAGGCGATTCAGAAAAAAAATGGATGAACTACCTCTCCACCCATCCCTTGACCGAAAAGCGTCTTCAAAGTTTCGAGGCGAACGGGGCCATACCTGCCAATTAACCTAAAATAACTATTCGACCCGGAGATGTTTTGCTTTATTGGAATTTGTATTTTTACCATAACTTTATTCATTCGCCTTTTCAGCGATTTCTTTCAGCAACTGCTGATGGCGGTAATTTTCCGGATCGGCATCCAGGGCCTGCCGTCCCCAGCATAGGGCCTGGTGCCAGTCTTCCAAATGATTACAGCCGGACGCCGCCGCCGGCAAGAAAAAATTTGATTGAAACAATGATATCATGATATTGATAATAACTAAATCCATAAGACCGCGTTTACTGCAAGTAAAGATACGACCCCGGATCAAAGAACCATGTTTCCATTTTCAGAATGAAAGTTGAGCAGTCCAACATGAAAAAACAGATTAACTGGCTCTTTAATGAAATCGACAACTGGGTGGGGGAAGGGATTGTCGCCTTCGAACAAGGCGAAATCATCAAAAGCCGATATCCGGCTTCCGGTGAAGAGACCCGTTGGAGCCGGATCATCTTTTTCAGCATTGGTGCGATCCTTTTCGGACTCGGCGTCATTTTAATGTTTGCCTATAACTGGGAAAAAATGCCCAAATTTGCAAAACTGGCGCTGATCTTCCTGGCACTGGCCGCCGTTCATTTCTCCGCCGGCCGGCTCCATCGTCCCGAAGGCAAATATCGCGTGACCGGGGAAGGGCTCTACCTGTTGGGAACCATGCTGTTCGGCGCCGGCATCTGGCTGGTCGCGCAGATCTACCATATCCAGGAGCATTATCCCAACGCCTTTTTAATCTGGGGGCTGGGGGCGCTGGCGCTGGCCTGGGCACTGCCCTCAACCGCCCAGGGGATCGTGGCCGCCATCCTCCTGCTCTTGTGGAACGGCTTTGAAGTATTTGATTTTAAAAGCCCG contains:
- a CDS encoding TRAP transporter large permease subunit → MTLTLAVFITIVLLLIGAPIFVVICGLTLYLFFSSQIDTSAIIVEIYRLATTPVLVAIPLFTFTGYLLSESGAPRRLIRLSNAILGWMPGGLSVIALSTCAIFTALTGATGLTIIALGGILLPAMMRARYPEPFSLGLITTSGTLGLLFPPSLPLIIYAVVAKVRIDHLFIAGILPGVLLVGLLSTFSIYISVRSDVPRSRFQLNEVFGALKDTIWELPLPLVVLGGIYSGFFAVSEAAAISAVYVLLVEVVIYRDIKFSALPVVMRQSMVLVGGILIILGAAMGLTNYLIDAQIPLKMLDFFKLHIQSRIVFLLVLNGFLLAVGCTMGIFSALVVVVPLMGPIAQAYGIHPIHLGIIFLTNLEIGASIPPLGVNLFIASMRFEKPVLRLYVASLPFIAILLLALAIITYWPSLSLVLVE
- a CDS encoding TRAP transporter small permease, encoding MNRWHRFDNFISRLEHILITVLLSTMILTAFLQIVLRNFFSTGLAWGDPLVRYLVIWVGFIGAAIATKEGKHITIEIVSYWLSGQANRYVQSVSHLFSALICGLLTWAALKFVRVEALMGGPAIFDLPAWAPLVIIPVAFAIMALRFGLQFGIELFTVFNSPSKHDQNLGT
- the dctP gene encoding TRAP transporter substrate-binding protein DctP, whose protein sequence is MIISRKLMWMGVIFGALFCMVLPLNSTAGTVQVKIATLAPEGSPWLKTFNLVNAELKKKTNNQVQLKIYPGGVLGDERDMLRKMYIEQIHGAVLTSSTLSLIFPEIKVFQAPFMFQTSDEVDHVLKKMDLFFRKGFNEKGFRIMGWSEGGFVRLMSVTPVDTLEKIKKVKVWIWEDAPMARAIFDEAGVSAIPLSVPDVLVGLQTGLVDIVYAPPSGAIALQWFTKTKFINDVPLIYLMGGIVIKNSFMKKLSPVQQDLLEESFSRHMDGLQAMVRRQNEDAMKVMTDYGVKTLTVSDDEVEKFKDLAAKALQKMCGSDFSQQTLNELKEHLAVYRKTIKP
- a CDS encoding TRAP transporter TatT component family protein, which translates into the protein MRLRRLPHKFVALTLIVVFAGGCMPSKKLTVMSTAALLEDITRASAKQSDLRVIREGMPAYLLLMDGMVEAWPDNEAILLGAAQGYSSFSSAFIADVDKDYAVALTAKAKQYALSALELRGFKNLRSKSMDDFKTGLGDMDKKDLPYLFWGASCWGNWIALNLDSMAALAELPRVEAMMRRTLALDAGFYYGGPHLFMGIWYASQPSMAGGNLDLSREHFLKAREFGKGQFLMADVYFAQYFARKAFDRELFTATLKKVLETPADTIPDLTLLNTVARRKAKEMLERVDDYF
- a CDS encoding rhodanese-like domain-containing protein; protein product: MKTNIKKLTGIVAIIAILAAPVLAGEYRLLRPAELKNMLKNKDFFLLDVHVPELSHIPGTDAFIDYRKIRQNSRQLPSEKNTRIVVYCLGGGMSFTAARELVEMGYTHVYDLAGGTLAYHRLPD
- a CDS encoding DUF362 domain-containing protein, whose protein sequence is MSKVLVMDSTYENCREAVEQAFAIFPVDVRGKRVAVKMNALKACDPDRHAMVTHYRLLQAVIAKLETLNPAAITVGDSVGTESYGNSEYVFRNSRLKEAAGPYYRNFNQNLTVVELDKPFKRKVAVLKDVLDADVYISVPKMKTHGLTMISGAIKNNYGLLTGGQKAWYHYHCVKPEKFAEIVIEMFRLRPPDLVIMDAILAMEGYGPASPETRWVNKVLASDDAAALDRVEAHIVGFNLEDVPYLCLARDLSLGETEMDRISVIGRADVIAEYHRPTPPESSYSYKAGVGSGRTSIDFYRQRVAYRPSISAQVCQHRQGCSACVDICPSGALSKGSDTPELDAAKCMLCSACREVCTYSGLELVPHEVTMRSLSEK
- a CDS encoding DUF898 family protein translates to MTAPRYNVIYRGKILPGFDVATAKSKLITTFALSGEKAEKILKSGRMVLKKDTDEATARKIGTALKRAGLDIVLSKSGPAILPEKTDPVQASDRRELNLPKSGRIPPASGQPAETAEPVPAAPLPVKATSKIPFEFRGSGSAYFKIWIVNIILSILTLGIYSAWAKVRRKQYFYGSTRLEGASFEYLAKPLKILKGRVIIVIMVLITSTVSQLIPIAGPVFSLVFVFVLPWIVVRSLSFNARNSSFRNIRFGFSGSVKDAALVFILWPALSFLTLGLLFPAAYYRQKKFIVENSSYGSTRFSFSATSKDYYGLYLKALLPILLGIVAIVGSAFVFVPIVPLLGLVLYLYLFSYFSVQTTNLLFNSGRLAGHRFSANLKVRGLIVIVAANSVATALTLGLFYPWAKVRAYRYKLENMTLVAAGELESFIAGEEKQVSAFAGEVSDFFDMDFGL
- a CDS encoding M48 family metallopeptidase encodes the protein MISIAGRWYDGRTSAQTPAICRIYDSGAVRVEQLETGALLLSLPRLRIDTSGRLADTPRYLYFPNGEKFETDDNEAVDRLNAHFKRSSGLSLIHRLESRWPYVLTALLIMLLFLWGGIRYGVPFLAKIIAFRLPPSVFKVAGNQTLEFLDRSLLAPSQLEAIEQARLLTHFQSAITNHPDDKLTIQFRKGGKIGPNAFALPDGTIILTDEMVGLATDDDELLAVLVHEIGHVVHRHGMRTMVQDSLLGFALLAITGDVSGSSELFLGLPVLLTQLAYSRGFETEADQYALGYLRSHKIAPIHFAGLMRRIDRKRADPSGDSEKKWMNYLSTHPLTEKRLQSFEANGAIPAN